In Mytilus edulis chromosome 3, xbMytEdul2.2, whole genome shotgun sequence, the genomic window TGGACCAGTTGTATTTTggataatgaaatatttgtcttTATCATATACAATGATATCCTTTATCAATCCAAATATAGGGATGTCAGATTCATATTGCAGAACAACCGCGCATCCTACTTTGTAATGTAAGCCATGTATAGTAACAGACTCTGTTTTATACATTGGCCACTCATCTTGAACATTTTTTTGGCTAACAGTGGCCATTTCAATGGTAAGATTTGGATATTCTGCActaaaatttatttcttttccATTGACTACTACATCACCatcatacaaaaaattacaaGAACGTTCACCCTTTGTCCCCGACTGTTTCATACACATGTATAGCTGATGATGCTTACTTAAAGAGTATGGAAGATTTTTAAAGTTGCGAATTTTTTTAGCTTTAAAAAATCCGTGTTTCGCTTCAAAGCGCATGCAGCTATGGTGTTTGATGGGTCCATACTTTAGCATTTGTTTAGGTAAATGCAGCATATAGTGCTTTTTTGGGACAAACGAAGCTTTAGGATACAAGCGGCGACTAATTCGAAGATATAGACCAATTAGGATTCTAAGCACTGAAGCAGTTTCTCTATTACAGTAGGAACTCAGGCAAAGCAGAACTATTTGCACAAGCCTTAAAAAGTTAATCCAATGTTCATTGTCCATTTCAACTTTAGGACCCAATATCAATGGTAATATCTGGCATAATGTGTGCAGAGCTGAAGAAGACTGCTTAATATGAGTACAATTCTCAACATCACCCTTCTCAAATGTTTCTTCTGGCTTATTTTTCATGTGCAAATATGAGTAATTAAAACTTCTAATTTTCCCATTTAACCACTTCAGTGTGAAAAGTTTTTGAGTGAAAACAAGGTGAAATAGGAGAGAGGATAACTCCTTCGGTAGGATACCTTCTAAAAATACATGCATAGGGTCCTGCACAAGTCCAGAGGTAATTGAAAaatttgtcaatttcattaagCAACTTTTTCCGTTAATGCCCCACATTTTGCTCCAATATTTGAAAGTACCCTTTGAGTGGGCTTCTTTTAATTGTTCAAGAAACTCGCATTGTTCATTGTGTTTTTCATCAGTTCTTAAACTACATTCATAATCAAGATAAACGTTTTTTATGTTTGTTCCAAGAATTTCACAGTTTCTACAATTTTTCAAGGCAAATGCTACACCTTCTTTATATTTTCCTAACCAATTAGCAGCCAATGTATCTGCAGTGACTACCACTAGAGCCCCTCGAATGTTTTCAACTTGCCCATTTACACTCATATGTATCCCATTGCTAGACATTTCATTTAAAGTAGTCACAAAATCATTTAATAACACATCAACTTTTTTTTCCACACGTACATCATTTGTCTTAGCAATAGCTAGTAATTGAATAACATGAAGTTTAGATCTGTATTGGGGTGGAATGTTGGCTATTGTGAAATAAAACATAGTCAGTTTATGCTTCTTAATATGACTCCCTAAAGGATTAACAATTTCAACATCATCAGTGTTCAATATCACTTGAATTGCATTTGGATTTTGCTGAAAGAAAGGACTGTTTCGAATGAATTCGCCATCACAAATGTCATACATGAAATCATCTGTTGACAATTGAGGTCTAAGAAAACATTGCTGAACTTCTGGCAATTCCAATAACTTATTCAATGATTTAGCAAAGGGAATGAAGTATCCAACTCGTTCAACATCCACTAGCTGGTTATGTTTTGTAACATGTTTTATACCAAGAACTACCTCCTCAGGTTTAACATAGGGGAGATCAGCACAACGGTCATAAAAATTATAACGTTTGGTAGAATTGTTTAGTTCATCTAGCATGTGGCTAACATTGATACTATCTACAACATCAGGAGCAATATTTCTCAACTCTAATGCCTCTTTTAGTTGTCTTTTGAAATAATTTAGTTGTGCATCTAACAGGGTACATGTACTTGATATTACATGGTCTATAGCGGTTTGAGAAATGTTGTAATTGGCCTCTAATGCCATAGTATAGAGTGCATTATGATGTGTTAATTCATCTTGTTTATCAAATGGCACACATTCATTTAATTCATCAACATTCATGGGTTCATGCTGCTGAGCATTCTGTTGAGGGCAGAGGTAATCTATCTTGTGCTTTCTATGCACATGCACTTTAAAAGTGTTCCATCTTCGAGTTGTGAATTCACATGCATCAATTGCACATGACACAATAAAATTGGGATCATTTTTGTGTTTTCTAACAAAGTGCTTACTAAATTCCTCGAAATGACTTGAAGCGTAACAACACAAGTTACAGACAAAGTTTTCTGCTTCCATCTAGTTTAATATTGTTCTTTCAAGGTGGAAGTTATTCACTCAAatatcattaaaatgtttaaactccTTATTTGCTAAATATATGCATTAAACATACTTTTAAATCAAGCTTTGTTGGGATGTCTCTCCAGTGCTGTTTCTGATTTTCAAAAATGGCGCCGCAAAATACAAACTTCCGGTACAGTTTATGACGTAAATTGACGCTGTTTGGaaccattcggcaatcctcggtagaatatcctcggtagaatccgctactctccttcggCCAAGTCGTGACGAATGTGTTTGGAACATGTTGTGTTCAGGAAAGAGGGGGGTCATTTAGCACGCATGATGTTCGAGACCAGAACGCTTTATAAAAAGCAATGGTTTCATGAATAATAACTTGTtctatttgtataaaaaagtcAACCTAAAGTAGTTATGTAATTAAGGAAAAGATGTGCAtcacatttttatgttttgtaagAATTCCAACACCTCTTGGGGATAAGTTTCAAGGTTAATTTgctaaaattaaataaagaatGTTGACGAcactaaatatacatgtattgtcgATTCATGGAGAAAGAAAGATCTAATTAAATCCTTGAGTGATATTTAGATTGTGAAATAGAGTTTTAATTCTGGTTCTAATTTTGGAACACTCGAGTGTTCACCGTCAGAACATTTTTCTCTAACATGTGCGTTAAAAGACTGAACACAACGTGTTATATACCGTAACACTGGCGTTCAATTTTGAACACTGGTGTTATAAACCGAACATAGATGTTCAAAATTGGAACACGTCCGGACGCGTCTGGCGTCCGCAATATTTGCAGTGCAACATTGTGCAATTCTTGAATGGTAGATGGTAacagaaaagaatttatttttgatattttttttatctagcaAAAGAAAGTTTCGaaagaaaaatacttttgtttgctGTTTTCTTCTTATTTTGACCAATTTGTAATAATGTATTTTTCTCAAACTATCAAAAGAAAGGAACTGTTTTGAAATCAATGTTGTTCCCGTaaccaactctgtcctgttactgAAGATATTTTCATGGTACCTGCAATCGGACTATTTTTTACTATATTTCTAAACCTAATTTATTGTATCGATAAAAATATTAATCGGCTTAGTTAAAAAATAATGCAGGATATACAAGTAAACCACAAATAGCGTCTTTACTTTATTACTCATtcacattaaaaacaaattaaaactgattCACTTTGGTACCATATTTTACATTGATATAGGTACTACATTTatcgatttttttaaataacagacAACTGTTCCTGAATCCTCAatgtttgttctttgttttgtgCTATTTAAATACAGGTTTCaaagtcattattttttttaagtttttttcattGCTCAAAAAAAGACTTTATCAGATATAATCTCATCGGCATATTCAGTTAATGACTACTCGACAAGATTGTACACGAATGTCAACTCAGAACGGTTTCACACTACTAACACTTGTTTGTCTTTGTTGTAGTGTAAGGCACTTGGACTGTTCAGatcgtcattttttgtaaaaacatttctacTGCATCGTCCGTCTTGTTGTATTACGATTATCTTATTCGACTGTATATCAGCAACATATACATTTTGGTGATCATCAACCGTGATGCCCCTAAGATCGACCGGAGATTTATCCGTGTGTTTCCATATATTCTCGCCCGTCATGGAGATACAAGTTACAGACGAAGTTGTTGTAAAATAAATTCGATCTTTTGTGGTTGTCAAGTATAATCCACACTTAATATTTATTGTATTCAGTACTTTTCCCGTAACATCTATTATTACAATGCCACCTGTAATAATAAATAGTTTATTGTCCTGGTATGATATACCATAGCAACTTTTCTCAAATTTTACTTTCTTCTCGACAGTATaggtttttatatttaaaaattcaatgtactgactatGGTTATAAGTAACAGCAATACGGTCAGTGTCTATGACTGTCAAATCAAACGTTTTGTCAGAACAAGGTATGTCACGGATATGTTTACCGTCTTCACTATACTCCATTACTACACACTTTCCCAAAGAATTAGCTATCAACAAATTACCATTTGGTAATATGGAACACCCAGACAACCACATGAATTTATCCTTATTGTTCACTTTAAATTTGTTCTTCAACTGGAGACTGACGTTATTAATGTTTTTCATGTCAGGCTTTTGAATGTTTATCTGGGCTTGATCTACCTTTGCTTCTTTGAAAGGTAGATTAGTTTTAGTCGTCTGAACTGATCTAACTCATTCATTAAAGCCATTATAGATGGATTTAACGTTAAGTTCATTTCATAATTCTGGAAACACTTGATTCTGTCTTTTACGAATTCTACTTCTTTGTATACTGCTTTATTGATCTGTCGCATTCCAAGGAAAAGCTGAATGTCGGACGCGAATGATTCCAGTTGCGATGTTTGTTCTCTCAGACAACTGAAGTCTCACTCTGATTTTTTTAAACGCGTTAAAAGTTTGCTCTCTTCGGATTTACAATCCCCATGTTTTGAGTCTGATTCTAGAAGAAGTTTTTGTTCTAAATCGGCTAACTTATCCATTATTCTTGCTCGTGTAGCATTGATTGTATTTTTTATGAATTGCTTCTGGCCTTCTAACTTTTCCATTGCTGAATCACGATCGTTAATGATTTGTTCAAGATTTTGTATTGTCAAGGTTAAAGTATCCTCCAAATCAGCTAATGCAGTTGATTGCTTTGCATTTGCAGCAGCTTTTTCTAAAGGGATGACGTCAGAGCATGTTCTATGACGAGATGGCACACAGCCTAAACAAACTGCAGCATCATGTGTTTTACAATAAAGTTCGAATCGCTTGTCATGATCTTCACAGTTTAGACtaacagaattattttctatCTGCCGGTAGTCTTGAGTGGATATAAGCCTGTGATTACGTGTTGTTTTTATAGATTTATGAACCTTCTCACAATCTACACACAATCC contains:
- the LOC139515277 gene encoding uncharacterized protein, producing the protein MEAENFVCNLCCYASSHFEEFSKHFVRKHKNDPNFIVSCAIDACEFTTRRWNTFKVHVHRKHKIDYLCPQQNAQQHEPMNVDELNECVPFDKQDELTHHNALYTMALEANYNISQTAIDHVISSTCTLLDAQLNYFKRQLKEALELRNIAPDVVDSINVSHMLDELNNSTKRYNFYDRCADLPYVKPEEVVLGIKHVTKHNQLVDVERVGYFIPFAKSLNKLLELPEVQQCFLRPQLSTDDFMYDICDGEFIRNSPFFQQNPNAIQVILNTDDVEIVNPLGSHIKKHKLTMFYFTIANIPPQYRSKLHVIQLLAIAKTNDVRVEKKVDVLLNDFVTTLNEMSSNGIHMSVNGQVENIRGALVVVTADTLAANWLGKYKEGVAFALKNCRNCEILGTNIKNVYLDYECSLRTDEKHNEQCEFLEQLKEAHSKGTFKYWSKMWGINGKSCLMKLTNFSITSGLVQDPMHVFLEGILPKELSSLLFHLVFTQKLFTLKWLNGKIRSFNYSYLHMKNKPEETFEKGDVENCTHIKQSSSALHTLCQILPLILGPKVEMDNEHWINFLRLVQIVLLCLSSYCNRETASVLRILIGLYLRISRRLYPKASFVPKKHYMLHLPKQMLKYGPIKHHSCMRFEAKHGFFKAKKIRNFKNLPYSLSKHHQLYMCMKQSGTKGERSCNFLYDGDVVVNGKEINFSAEYPNLTIEMATVSQKNVQDEWPMYKTESVTIHGLHYKVGCAVVLQYESDIPIFGLIKDIIVYDKDKYFIIQNTTGPALFDQHILHYILEATNLMSLKSFHSLEFKWPLSVYNYEGKLVTMNANSHVCEIF
- the LOC139515278 gene encoding tripartite motif-containing protein 29-like, which codes for MSNSILCGPCGYAENNKKAEKWCTVCEEGLCVDCEKVHKSIKTTRNHRLISTQDYRQIENNSVSLNCEDHDKRFELYCKTHDAAVCLGCVPSRHRTCSDVIPLEKAAANAKQSTALADLEDTLTLTIQNLEQIINDRDSAMEKLEGQKQFIKNTINATRARIMDKLADLEQKLLLESDSKHGDCKSEESKLLTRLKKSE